In Halobacteriovorax marinus SJ, the following proteins share a genomic window:
- a CDS encoding roadblock/LC7 domain-containing protein, whose translation MFTLENLPKLAHEFFCEVADLSQLTNSSLFLCRSDGVPLYVKNELNSDFDDASVGALLGGVWQAARAMASFIPESSLGEEYRLSFDTSDKGIYIVPIDLSGEEVYLGLIYFNEVNPGMVKAKLRDLSWRLQEFWSLVNIKEDKSNANLFNNITDEEMDNLFAATIQ comes from the coding sequence TTGTTTACTCTAGAAAATTTACCTAAGCTTGCACACGAGTTCTTTTGTGAAGTTGCAGATTTATCTCAATTAACAAATAGTAGTTTGTTTCTTTGTCGATCAGACGGAGTGCCTCTCTATGTAAAAAATGAACTCAACTCAGACTTTGATGATGCCTCAGTTGGCGCGTTACTGGGAGGGGTTTGGCAAGCTGCAAGGGCAATGGCTTCGTTTATTCCAGAATCAAGTCTTGGTGAAGAATATAGACTTAGCTTCGATACTTCAGATAAAGGGATTTATATCGTCCCTATCGATCTAAGTGGAGAAGAAGTTTATTTAGGGTTAATTTATTTCAATGAAGTAAATCCAGGAATGGTTAAGGCAAAGCTAAGAGATCTTAGTTGGAGACTACAAGAGTTTTGGTCTCTAGTTAATATTAAAGAAGATAAGAGTAATGCTAACCTATTTAATAATATTACAGATGAAGAAATGGATAATCTCTTCGCTGCAACTATACAATAA
- a CDS encoding GTP-binding protein, with protein MSFVNYHSKEINCKIVYYGPGLGGKTTNIQHVYQKTSGDSKGKIISLNNENERTLFFDFLPLDLGEIRGFKTRFHLYTVPGQVFYEASRKLILRGVDGVVFVADSQVERLDANIESLKSLESNLLEQGYDMSQIPIIMQWNKRDLPNVMSAEDLSEKLNKWNFEEFEAVATQGNGVFESLKHISKLVLMNLKSGVE; from the coding sequence ATGTCTTTTGTGAATTATCATTCGAAAGAAATTAACTGTAAAATTGTGTATTACGGACCAGGACTGGGCGGTAAAACAACAAATATACAACACGTATATCAGAAGACTTCTGGAGATTCGAAGGGAAAAATTATTTCTTTAAATAACGAAAATGAGAGAACGCTTTTCTTTGATTTTCTTCCACTCGATCTTGGCGAGATTAGAGGCTTTAAAACAAGATTTCATCTTTATACGGTACCAGGGCAGGTTTTCTATGAGGCCAGTCGTAAACTTATCTTAAGAGGTGTCGACGGAGTCGTCTTTGTTGCAGATTCTCAAGTAGAGAGACTAGATGCAAATATTGAGAGTTTGAAAAGTTTAGAGAGTAATCTCCTTGAGCAAGGTTATGACATGTCTCAAATTCCTATTATCATGCAATGGAATAAGAGGGATCTTCCAAATGTTATGAGTGCCGAAGATTTATCAGAGAAGCTTAATAAATGGAATTTTGAAGAGTTTGAAGCGGTAGCAACTCAAGGTAATGGCGTTTTCGAATCTTTAAAACATATTAGTAAATTAGTTCTTATGAACTTAAAGAGTGGAGTGGAGTAA
- a CDS encoding lipase family protein — translation MAPAAAAKETCMKYLKQYKSYKQHTKNFLESATRTSIRDSIEAVEIFIREPNLTTMGHLVKTLTNSGTWISHSTLRHLHAHIDFFNRRNNFLNDEGFQEIINSVVDNDASILSKYDEASIFEALYLELDYAHKNSEYQTNLKIPKIDSTLVLISGVFNEIFSTPAFERGARHLFKTKGIKYIAANVNGSKSSKHNSKLLAEQLKRYKAENPNEKLWLLCFSKGGLDTLHFLKNEREWAEENVIGVSTIASPILGSDHLKKKIFKMINSIHFFENTKLYQFFDQKIDIMMKEFQKSLSSDYQSNWFQRNHDKLPSLKFYSAIGLESEWYESHIWMVLTKLIFQSAESNDGVVDTKNSQFPDYFKGLNLGILKGHHLIGTRSSFYNQEALLETHLVMLDFLEKSKQI, via the coding sequence ATGGCACCAGCAGCAGCAGCGAAAGAAACATGTATGAAGTATTTGAAACAATACAAATCATACAAGCAACACACTAAGAATTTCTTAGAAAGCGCTACTCGTACGTCTATTCGTGACTCAATTGAAGCCGTCGAAATTTTCATTAGAGAGCCCAATTTAACGACAATGGGTCATCTCGTAAAGACACTTACAAACTCTGGAACTTGGATTTCTCACTCAACTCTGCGACACCTACATGCGCATATTGATTTCTTTAATAGAAGAAATAATTTTTTAAATGATGAGGGATTCCAAGAGATTATAAATTCAGTTGTTGATAATGATGCTAGTATCCTCTCTAAATATGACGAAGCCTCAATTTTTGAAGCTCTTTACCTAGAGCTAGACTACGCACATAAAAACTCAGAATATCAAACGAACTTAAAGATTCCAAAAATCGACTCAACTCTTGTTTTAATCTCAGGTGTATTTAACGAGATTTTTTCTACTCCTGCTTTTGAAAGAGGAGCAAGACACCTCTTTAAGACAAAAGGAATAAAGTATATTGCCGCCAATGTTAATGGATCAAAGTCATCTAAGCACAATTCTAAACTCTTGGCCGAGCAACTAAAGAGATATAAGGCCGAGAATCCAAATGAAAAATTATGGCTTCTTTGCTTCTCAAAAGGTGGACTAGATACTCTACACTTTCTAAAAAATGAAAGAGAGTGGGCCGAGGAGAATGTTATTGGCGTAAGCACTATTGCCTCTCCAATACTTGGATCAGATCATTTAAAGAAGAAAATCTTTAAAATGATTAATAGTATACATTTCTTCGAAAATACTAAGCTCTACCAATTCTTTGATCAGAAAATTGATATCATGATGAAGGAGTTTCAAAAGTCTCTCTCTAGTGACTACCAATCAAACTGGTTTCAAAGAAATCACGATAAACTACCTTCACTTAAATTTTACTCTGCTATAGGACTTGAATCAGAATGGTATGAAAGTCATATATGGATGGTTTTAACAAAGCTAATTTTTCAAAGTGCAGAAAGTAATGACGGTGTTGTTGATACGAAGAACTCTCAATTCCCAGATTACTTTAAAGGTCTGAACCTAGGTATTCTAAAAGGTCATCACTTGATTGGAACAAGGTCTAGTTTCTACAATCAAGAAGCACTTCTTGAAACTCATCTTGTAATGCTTGATTTCCTCGAGAAGAGTAAGCAGATATAA
- the mtnP gene encoding S-methyl-5'-thioadenosine phosphorylase has protein sequence MTEKAIGIIGGSGVYNIEGIEIIKEHTVETPFGTPSDKVIQAKLNGVEFYFLPRHGRTHGVLPHEVNYCANIYALKSMGVEYLLSVSAVGSLKEECPPGSMVLPDQFIDWTKGGRRRTFFGEGIVGHVSTAYPIDMKLQKVIEKACAGADVPHHVGGSYICIEGPQFSSKAESHIYRGFGATVIGMTNVPEAYLAKEAGMAYATLAMVTDYDCWREEEHCSVEEILKVMKKNNESAQSIIKLALNDLNANKFDINKENTFAIMTPEEAMTPEQIEICRVLKK, from the coding sequence ATGACCGAAAAAGCAATAGGAATTATTGGTGGTAGTGGTGTTTACAATATTGAAGGTATTGAAATTATAAAAGAGCATACGGTTGAAACACCTTTCGGAACACCTTCTGACAAGGTTATTCAAGCAAAATTAAATGGCGTAGAATTTTATTTTTTACCTCGTCATGGCAGAACTCATGGTGTTTTACCTCATGAAGTAAATTATTGTGCAAATATCTATGCTTTAAAATCTATGGGAGTCGAGTACTTACTCTCTGTTTCAGCAGTTGGTTCCTTGAAAGAAGAGTGCCCTCCTGGCTCAATGGTTTTACCAGATCAGTTCATTGATTGGACAAAGGGTGGTCGTAGAAGAACATTCTTTGGTGAAGGAATTGTTGGCCATGTATCAACGGCATACCCAATTGATATGAAGTTGCAAAAAGTTATTGAGAAGGCCTGTGCGGGAGCAGATGTTCCACATCATGTAGGCGGTTCATATATTTGTATTGAAGGCCCTCAGTTTTCATCTAAAGCAGAATCACATATTTATCGAGGGTTTGGTGCAACAGTGATAGGAATGACAAATGTTCCAGAAGCCTATCTTGCTAAAGAGGCTGGGATGGCCTACGCGACACTTGCAATGGTTACAGACTATGATTGTTGGAGAGAAGAGGAGCATTGCTCTGTAGAAGAGATTTTAAAAGTAATGAAAAAGAATAATGAGTCTGCACAAAGTATCATTAAGCTTGCACTTAATGATCTTAATGCAAATAAGTTCGATATAAATAAAGAGAACACTTTTGCTATTATGACACCTGAGGAAGCGATGACTCCTGAGCAAATAGAAATTTGTAGAGTATTGAAAAAGTAA